The following are from one region of the Eubacterium sp. MSJ-33 genome:
- a CDS encoding sce7726 family protein → MLLDKDIREPLFEFLEERYGKVRILEEKTVGRSRADVVMVIPEKIVGIEIKSDADTYTRLERQVADYDLYFDANIVVVGSTHASHVAEHVPGYWGIVSVEQEEDHVDFYIVREMQDNPHAQLLRTIRVLWRPELAHIQEKYGLPMYKQKSKDFVRTIIVDRLPVEVVHKEISDALFERDYAAMLAEIQEFRKEQAAKRGKTVRKKRKKYRRKKRDA, encoded by the coding sequence ATGTTACTAGATAAAGATATACGGGAACCGTTATTTGAGTTCCTCGAAGAGCGGTATGGTAAGGTGCGCATCTTAGAGGAGAAAACCGTCGGGCGTTCGCGGGCGGATGTCGTGATGGTGATTCCCGAAAAAATCGTTGGAATCGAGATAAAAAGTGATGCGGATACATATACGCGGTTAGAGCGGCAGGTCGCCGATTATGATCTGTATTTTGATGCGAATATCGTGGTTGTCGGGAGCACACACGCAAGTCATGTTGCAGAGCATGTGCCGGGATATTGGGGTATCGTGTCGGTAGAACAGGAAGAAGACCATGTGGATTTCTATATCGTGCGCGAGATGCAGGACAATCCACATGCACAGCTTCTTCGGACGATCCGTGTGCTGTGGCGCCCGGAGCTTGCTCATATTCAGGAGAAATACGGACTGCCGATGTACAAGCAGAAGAGTAAGGATTTTGTTCGTACGATTATCGTGGACCGGTTACCGGTCGAGGTGGTTCATAAGGAAATCAGTGATGCGCTCTTTGAGCGGGATTATGCCGCGATGCTTGCGGAGATTCAGGAATTCCGCAAGGAACAGGCAGCAAAACGCGGCAAGACCGTGCGCAAAAAAAGAAAAAAGTATCGTAGAAAAAAGCGGGATGCCTAG
- a CDS encoding glycoside hydrolase family 31 protein: protein MIKKYTYGTPFPTESVTEQFAASEGMPEFGTIYLQEGFSFTYKLRDEDIVYGLGEANRGINKRGYQYISNNSDNPHHHEDVYSLYAAHNFIIVSGEQTFGLYLDYPSTLTFDVGYTRSDELHIFCDRADLDLYVITGENPYDITKQFRKMIGRSYIAPKFAFGFGQSRWGYKTPEDFVTVAEKYRENHIPIDMVYMDIDYMDNYKDFTVNDEFRDFPQYVENLKKDHIRLVPIIDAGVKIEEGYDVYEEGVEKNYFCKRQDGSDFVAAVWPGYTHFPDVLNPDARKWFGEKYKRLTDAGIEGFWNDMNEPAIFFTPEGVKDVKEAMKAFIDKEETVQDVWAIGAQVTGLANNAEDYASMYHNVDGKMVRHDQVHNLFGYNMTRAAGEGLREISPDKRCLLFSRSSYIGMHRYGGIWTGDNKSWWSHILLNLKMLPSLNMCGFLYTGADLGGFGCNTTRDLLLRWLALGVFTPLMRDHACENTREQECYQFEHIEDFRHIIGVRYRLIPYIYSEYMKAALTDDMMFKPLAFEYPEDRMAVNVEDQLMLGNEIMIAPVYTQNAIGRYVYLPEAMMLVRFCPDGKIEQTEMPKGHHFVEVPLNEVILFIRQGKCIPLVDAAECVDEIDMNSLQLIGYANSTYQLYDDDGYTRAYDLEKSTVWLKKEENK, encoded by the coding sequence ATGATTAAAAAATATACCTATGGAACCCCATTTCCAACAGAATCAGTGACAGAGCAATTTGCAGCATCGGAAGGAATGCCGGAGTTTGGCACCATTTATTTACAGGAAGGATTTTCTTTCACTTATAAGCTTCGTGATGAGGATATCGTATATGGACTTGGTGAAGCAAACCGTGGCATCAACAAACGCGGCTACCAGTATATCAGCAACAATTCAGATAATCCCCATCATCATGAGGATGTATACTCGTTGTATGCTGCGCATAATTTTATTATCGTGTCAGGGGAGCAGACGTTTGGACTTTATCTTGATTATCCGTCAACGCTCACCTTTGATGTCGGTTACACAAGATCGGATGAGCTTCATATCTTCTGTGACAGGGCAGATCTCGATCTGTATGTTATCACAGGCGAAAATCCATACGATATTACAAAGCAGTTTCGGAAGATGATTGGCAGAAGCTATATTGCACCGAAATTTGCGTTTGGATTCGGGCAGAGCCGCTGGGGATATAAAACGCCGGAGGATTTTGTTACGGTGGCAGAAAAATACAGGGAAAATCATATTCCGATAGATATGGTTTATATGGATATTGACTATATGGATAACTATAAAGATTTTACGGTAAATGATGAGTTCCGTGATTTTCCGCAGTATGTAGAGAACCTGAAGAAGGATCATATCCGGCTTGTTCCAATCATTGATGCAGGTGTAAAAATCGAAGAAGGATATGATGTATACGAGGAAGGAGTCGAGAAGAATTATTTCTGTAAGAGACAGGATGGAAGTGATTTTGTAGCCGCTGTCTGGCCGGGATATACACATTTTCCGGATGTATTAAATCCGGATGCCAGAAAATGGTTTGGAGAGAAATATAAGCGCCTGACGGATGCCGGCATAGAGGGATTTTGGAACGATATGAATGAACCGGCGATCTTTTTCACACCGGAGGGTGTAAAAGATGTAAAGGAAGCGATGAAAGCGTTCATCGACAAAGAGGAAACCGTGCAGGACGTATGGGCAATCGGGGCGCAGGTGACCGGACTTGCGAACAATGCGGAAGACTATGCATCTATGTATCATAATGTAGATGGCAAGATGGTGCGGCATGATCAGGTGCACAATCTGTTTGGATATAACATGACGCGGGCGGCGGGGGAAGGACTCCGTGAGATTTCGCCAGATAAGCGTTGCCTGTTGTTCTCACGTTCATCCTACATTGGCATGCATCGCTATGGTGGAATTTGGACCGGTGATAATAAATCCTGGTGGTCACATATTCTGCTGAATCTGAAGATGCTGCCATCCTTGAATATGTGCGGGTTCTTATATACCGGTGCCGATCTGGGCGGTTTTGGCTGTAACACGACACGGGATCTGCTGCTCCGCTGGCTGGCACTCGGTGTATTTACGCCGCTTATGCGGGATCATGCCTGCGAGAACACAAGAGAACAGGAGTGTTATCAGTTTGAACACATTGAGGATTTCCGGCATATAATCGGTGTGCGGTATCGGTTGATTCCGTATATTTACAGCGAATATATGAAGGCTGCACTGACCGATGACATGATGTTTAAGCCGCTTGCATTTGAGTACCCGGAAGATCGGATGGCTGTAAATGTGGAAGATCAGTTGATGCTCGGAAATGAAATCATGATCGCACCTGTGTATACGCAGAATGCAATCGGCAGATATGTGTACCTGCCGGAAGCTATGATGCTTGTCCGTTTCTGCCCGGATGGAAAAATCGAACAGACGGAAATGCCGAAGGGACATCATTTTGTCGAGGTTCCGTTGAATGAGGTTATCTTATTTATCCGCCAAGGCAAGTGCATTCCGCTTGTGGATGCTGCAGAGTGCGTGGATGAGATTGATATGAACAGCCTGCAGTTGATTGGATATGCGAATAGCACATATCAGTTATATGACGATGACGGTTACACGAGGGCATATGATTTGGAGAAGTCGACAGTCTGGTTGAAGAAGGAAGAAAATAAATAA
- a CDS encoding AraC family transcriptional regulator, whose protein sequence is MNQDISLKENIHYGTKEHPISKLHFDTGAGTPYPEYFFVARHWHHYMEILYIEKGSFEFEINLQSFTLSQGDICILNPGDLHQIKGNSSDTKHNVILFDPCILDFSYEDEMQEKCIRPLINQLALLPNIYHCGSSIHATLSPKIKALMNTTLHMDTGWYMTSKLLILDIISSIYTASLMQSVQKAHAQTNQKKIQNYKSVISYMEHNYNQPVTLQDLADTIPCNSQYLCRFFKDIAGVSPIQYLLNYRIQKACILLETTNNPVLDIALDCGFENVSYFIRKFKEIMCCTPKAYRNNHTQR, encoded by the coding sequence ATGAACCAGGACATTTCTCTAAAAGAAAATATTCATTACGGAACAAAAGAACATCCTATTTCCAAATTACATTTTGATACAGGGGCCGGTACACCCTATCCGGAATATTTCTTTGTTGCGCGCCACTGGCACCACTATATGGAAATTCTCTATATTGAGAAGGGGAGCTTTGAATTCGAGATCAATCTGCAGAGCTTTACCTTATCACAAGGAGATATCTGTATCCTGAATCCCGGTGACCTGCATCAGATCAAGGGGAATTCCTCTGACACCAAGCACAACGTGATCTTATTCGACCCGTGTATTCTGGATTTTTCCTACGAAGATGAAATGCAGGAAAAATGTATCAGACCGCTGATAAACCAATTGGCTCTGTTGCCAAACATCTACCATTGCGGTTCATCCATCCATGCTACCCTTTCGCCTAAGATCAAGGCTCTTATGAATACTACATTACATATGGATACCGGCTGGTATATGACAAGCAAACTACTGATACTTGATATTATATCATCCATTTATACAGCCAGTCTCATGCAATCTGTCCAAAAGGCACACGCACAGACAAATCAAAAGAAAATACAGAACTATAAGTCTGTCATCTCTTATATGGAGCATAATTATAACCAGCCGGTCACCTTGCAGGACCTGGCGGATACCATCCCGTGCAACAGCCAGTATCTCTGCCGTTTTTTCAAGGATATTGCAGGTGTTTCTCCGATTCAGTATCTGCTTAATTACCGCATTCAAAAGGCATGTATTCTGCTTGAAACGACAAACAATCCAGTGCTTGATATCGCACTGGATTGCGGATTTGAAAATGTCAGTTATTTTATTCGCAAATTTAAAGAAATTATGTGTTGCACGCCCAAAGCCTATCGGAACAATCATACGCAAAGGTAA
- the thrH gene encoding bifunctional phosphoserine phosphatase/homoserine phosphotransferase ThrH, translated as MNIVCLDLEGVLVPEIWIAFAEASGIPELKKTTRDEPDYDKLMNWRLGILKEHGLGLKEIQETIAKIDPIPGAKEFLDELRSLTQVIIISDTFAQFATPLMKKLGWPTIFCNSLEVAEDGEITGFKMRCEQSKLTTVKALQSIGFETIASGDSYNDLGMIKASKAGFLFKSTDQIKKDNPELAAYETYDELLAAIKEHLD; from the coding sequence ATGAATATTGTATGTTTGGATTTGGAAGGTGTATTGGTTCCGGAGATCTGGATTGCATTCGCGGAGGCAAGTGGAATTCCAGAATTGAAGAAGACAACCAGAGACGAACCGGATTATGATAAATTGATGAATTGGAGACTTGGAATCCTCAAAGAGCATGGACTTGGCTTGAAGGAAATTCAGGAGACAATTGCAAAGATTGATCCAATTCCAGGTGCAAAGGAGTTTTTAGACGAGCTGAGAAGTCTGACACAGGTGATTATTATCAGTGATACCTTTGCGCAGTTTGCAACACCGCTTATGAAGAAACTTGGCTGGCCAACTATCTTCTGTAATTCTCTCGAAGTTGCGGAAGATGGCGAGATTACAGGCTTTAAGATGCGTTGTGAGCAGTCGAAACTGACAACTGTGAAAGCATTACAGTCGATCGGATTTGAGACGATTGCCAGTGGAGACAGCTATAATGACCTTGGTATGATCAAGGCAAGTAAGGCAGGCTTCCTGTTTAAGAGCACAGATCAGATTAAGAAGGATAACCCAGAGCTTGCGGCATATGAGACGTACGATGAATTGCTTGCTGCAATCAAAGAACATTTGGATTAA
- a CDS encoding L,D-transpeptidase family protein produces MKNLRMLFCMLLGLLIGSVMGIVIANITHSQQKKKHAQMATTEVTATADAAAEDAATATDEEMSTSGDAKEAIPGEAQPEALADILKRSLVRYEQLAEVDCRQLIVVDTVQENATISMYVCDEDGLWTDTGLTTTGYVGENGVSRESYEGSRSTPAGVFPIGDAFYIEEKPDTGLPAFQITENTYWVDDADSELYNQHIETSGEKAWKSAEHMIDYPDAYKYGFVVNYNMTPVEPGRGSAIFFHIGDQATLGCIATSEDMVLSYLEKLSEDLHPYIVIQ; encoded by the coding sequence ATGAAGAATTTGCGAATGTTATTCTGCATGTTGCTTGGACTGCTGATCGGCTCGGTTATGGGGATCGTAATCGCAAATATCACACACAGCCAGCAGAAAAAGAAACATGCCCAGATGGCAACGACAGAGGTGACAGCAACTGCAGATGCGGCGGCAGAGGATGCAGCAACGGCGACGGATGAGGAGATGAGTACATCTGGTGATGCGAAAGAAGCAATTCCCGGCGAGGCGCAGCCAGAGGCTCTGGCGGACATTTTGAAACGCAGTCTGGTGCGATATGAACAATTAGCAGAAGTAGATTGCAGACAGTTGATAGTCGTAGATACTGTACAGGAAAATGCAACGATATCCATGTATGTCTGTGATGAGGATGGTCTGTGGACAGATACCGGACTTACAACGACCGGGTATGTGGGTGAAAATGGTGTCAGCAGGGAATCTTATGAAGGAAGCAGGAGTACCCCTGCGGGAGTGTTCCCGATTGGCGATGCCTTTTATATAGAAGAAAAGCCTGATACCGGATTACCTGCATTTCAGATTACAGAAAATACATATTGGGTTGACGATGCGGACAGCGAATTATATAATCAACACATAGAAACAAGTGGAGAAAAAGCATGGAAAAGCGCAGAGCATATGATTGATTACCCAGATGCGTATAAATATGGGTTTGTAGTGAATTATAATATGACGCCGGTGGAACCGGGGCGCGGATCTGCGATATTTTTCCATATAGGTGATCAGGCGACGTTAGGGTGCATTGCGACATCTGAGGATATGGTACTTTCGTATCTGGAAAAGCTGTCAGAAGACCTGCATCCATATATAGTAATACAATAA
- a CDS encoding CapA family protein, which translates to MRKLIVFLIILTILGTAVLITMNVVKKPADKEADTTVELSQPIDLSGLDYQPTGSITTVTDASAQVTSNSFTISMDFVGDIMLAGNETATSSIDAMASSQPSTYFFENVRDYFLNDDITIANCENVFSDNENLVKTDKGETAAKEQYDNAVAEYNSAVALAQQTGTTVNMEKPEYTFRAFWFRSKAANAKLLPENGVDVVSIDNNHTYDFGTDGNMDTRAALDVAGIDWGKDGKIVYKEINGFTIAFIFGSMYSAGGEQAMLVDLEEAKLNSDYQVVYFHGGEEKVHAYEDWKQASCHNLVDHGADLVIGSHPHVLQPMETYNGVNIVYSLGNFVFGGNNYPENRTLIYNQTLTVTQDITTGTFSVTNTDVTLIPCYVYTGESNNYQPAVIENETDKQLVIDFMQGKRELPY; encoded by the coding sequence ATGCGAAAGCTAATTGTATTTTTAATTATTCTTACAATTCTGGGCACTGCCGTGCTTATTACAATGAATGTCGTGAAAAAACCTGCCGATAAAGAAGCTGACACAACAGTGGAACTGTCACAGCCGATTGACCTGTCCGGTCTTGACTATCAGCCAACCGGCAGCATCACAACTGTCACAGATGCCAGTGCACAGGTCACTTCTAATTCTTTTACTATCAGCATGGATTTTGTCGGAGATATCATGCTTGCCGGAAATGAAACTGCCACCAGCAGCATCGATGCAATGGCAAGCAGCCAGCCAAGCACATATTTCTTTGAAAATGTGCGGGATTATTTTCTAAATGATGATATCACGATTGCAAACTGTGAAAATGTCTTCTCCGATAATGAAAATCTGGTCAAAACAGATAAGGGAGAAACCGCCGCGAAGGAACAATATGACAACGCGGTCGCAGAATATAATTCCGCTGTTGCACTTGCGCAACAGACCGGAACAACGGTCAATATGGAAAAACCGGAATACACATTTCGCGCCTTCTGGTTCCGCTCAAAAGCTGCAAACGCCAAGCTTCTGCCGGAAAATGGTGTCGATGTCGTATCAATCGACAACAATCACACCTATGATTTCGGAACGGACGGCAACATGGATACGCGCGCTGCCTTAGATGTGGCAGGTATTGACTGGGGGAAAGACGGAAAGATTGTCTATAAGGAAATCAACGGATTCACGATTGCCTTCATATTCGGTAGTATGTACTCTGCCGGTGGTGAACAGGCGATGTTAGTGGATCTGGAAGAAGCAAAACTAAACAGTGATTATCAGGTTGTGTATTTCCACGGTGGCGAAGAGAAGGTACACGCCTATGAGGACTGGAAGCAGGCGTCCTGCCATAACTTAGTCGACCATGGTGCCGACCTCGTCATCGGTTCCCACCCACATGTGCTACAGCCAATGGAAACTTACAATGGTGTAAACATCGTATATTCGCTGGGGAACTTTGTCTTTGGTGGAAATAATTATCCAGAAAACAGAACATTGATCTATAATCAGACTCTGACCGTTACGCAAGATATCACAACTGGTACATTCTCCGTAACAAACACGGATGTAACTTTGATTCCGTGCTATGTCTACACTGGGGAATCCAACAACTATCAGCCTGCAGTCATCGAGAATGAAACGGACAAGCAGCTTGTAATCGACTTTATGCAAGGAAAGCGGGAACTGCCTTACTAG
- a CDS encoding protein kinase domain-containing protein, which produces MNYPLTLEQYIAQMPMKEYDLVNMGAQIAEALAAIHQQGHVHGDVKPGNVLLVAPGSYQLIGMESVRQYPVGTIPAFVAPELMQGGAYYPGTDVYSLGMMMKSLIPKQGVSGVLDEILRKACEPDPTRRYGTALAFAEELQTLQAALGEPVDGFSQQSYVQSAYGTTVPEESVPMPQPYMQATPEQRAPMQEAYAQAPTYPVNQRHQPVREAHEHTVRQQTQSPKKKDTKETQKASLVLRFLLPILLVLIIGAAVVVYVILIHPTNKAEETTTTAPTTEATTEVTTAAATTEETTEATTEDAECPYEYSQKITVTAHAGSTSGMLTVYNWENGGWVKKFAVACVLGKNGIGSDYGEGKGVTPMGTFKLGFLMANVNPKNYMNFKMASNELAIVDDVDSERYNTLVDTNEVGDVSVDHIGANIVNGKLNAIIYIEHNGDGLTSDGVTPGKGSVITICGNYDDVSETAGCIDISAENMTGLLMVLDGRLNPYIEITLD; this is translated from the coding sequence ATGAATTATCCATTGACATTGGAACAATATATTGCCCAGATGCCGATGAAAGAATATGATCTGGTTAATATGGGAGCACAGATTGCGGAAGCACTTGCAGCGATTCATCAACAGGGACATGTGCATGGAGACGTGAAACCGGGAAATGTTTTGCTTGTGGCTCCGGGAAGTTATCAGTTGATTGGAATGGAGAGTGTTCGGCAATATCCGGTGGGAACGATACCGGCATTTGTTGCACCGGAATTGATGCAGGGTGGTGCATATTACCCGGGAACGGATGTATATTCCCTGGGGATGATGATGAAATCCCTGATACCGAAACAGGGTGTGAGTGGTGTGTTGGATGAGATTTTACGGAAAGCCTGTGAACCGGATCCCACGAGAAGGTATGGAACTGCGCTTGCATTTGCAGAGGAATTGCAGACGCTTCAGGCTGCGCTTGGAGAACCGGTCGATGGTTTTTCGCAGCAGTCCTATGTACAATCAGCATATGGAACGACCGTACCGGAAGAGAGTGTCCCGATGCCGCAACCATATATGCAGGCTACGCCAGAACAGAGAGCACCAATGCAGGAAGCATATGCCCAGGCACCAACGTATCCGGTCAATCAACGCCATCAGCCTGTGCGGGAAGCACACGAACATACTGTAAGACAGCAAACACAGTCACCGAAAAAGAAAGATACAAAAGAGACGCAGAAAGCATCCCTGGTGTTGCGGTTTTTGTTACCAATTTTGCTTGTTTTGATCATAGGAGCGGCTGTTGTGGTATATGTTATATTGATCCATCCAACGAATAAGGCGGAAGAAACGACTACGACAGCACCGACAACAGAGGCTACAACGGAAGTAACGACTGCGGCAGCAACGACGGAGGAGACAACCGAAGCAACGACGGAAGATGCAGAATGTCCATATGAGTATTCGCAGAAGATAACAGTTACAGCGCATGCCGGTAGCACATCCGGTATGTTGACTGTCTATAATTGGGAGAACGGCGGCTGGGTGAAAAAATTTGCAGTGGCATGTGTACTTGGTAAAAATGGAATCGGCTCTGATTATGGGGAAGGAAAAGGTGTCACTCCGATGGGAACATTTAAACTTGGATTCCTGATGGCAAATGTCAATCCGAAAAACTATATGAATTTTAAGATGGCGAGCAATGAATTAGCGATCGTGGATGATGTCGATTCTGAACGGTACAACACACTTGTCGATACGAATGAAGTGGGCGATGTAAGCGTGGATCATATCGGAGCTAATATTGTAAATGGAAAGTTGAACGCGATCATCTACATTGAGCATAATGGCGATGGACTGACTTCGGATGGCGTGACACCAGGCAAAGGTTCTGTAATCACAATCTGCGGAAATTATGACGATGTAAGTGAGACAGCAGGCTGTATTGATATTTCAGCCGAAAATATGACAGGATTGCTTATGGTGTTGGATGGAAGATTGAATCCTTATATTGAGATTACGTTGGACTAG
- a CDS encoding PadR family transcriptional regulator — MIDTQLMKGILEGCVLSVIAEHETYGYEILQRLTESGFTELGEGTMYPVLTRLEKNGYIKCRKEKSPLGPIRKYYSVTDAGAKHLKEFCESYKSITESAKKILKMGE; from the coding sequence ATGATAGATACACAATTAATGAAAGGAATTCTGGAAGGATGCGTGCTATCGGTGATTGCGGAACATGAGACATACGGCTATGAGATTCTGCAACGGCTGACGGAATCTGGATTCACTGAGCTTGGCGAAGGAACGATGTATCCGGTGCTTACGCGGTTGGAGAAGAACGGCTATATTAAGTGTCGCAAAGAGAAATCCCCGCTTGGACCGATCCGGAAATATTATTCGGTGACCGATGCGGGGGCGAAGCATTTGAAGGAATTCTGCGAGAGTTATAAGAGCATTACGGAAAGTGCGAAGAAAATTTTGAAGATGGGGGAGTGA
- a CDS encoding ATP-binding cassette domain-containing protein, translating to MTENEPKKIVVRGANVHNLKNINVDVPLHQIVGIAGVSGSGKSSLALGVLYAEGSRRYLESLSTYTRRRMTGAAKAKVDEVLYVPAALALHQRPGIPGIRSTFGTGTELLNSLRLMYSRLASHRCPNGHYVPPTLKVAAEQEILCPECGAKVQAPSAEELAFNSQGACPNCGGTGSVRTVDIDSLVPDDSISIDDGAVAPWNSLMWSLMTDVCREMGVRTDVPFRELTEREKDIVYHGPAEKKHILYKAKKSNQAGELDFTYYNAIYTVENALAKVKDEKGMKRVEKFLKEEVCPACGGSRLSEAARAPRLRGIGLDEACKMTLGELVDWVAGVPDSLPEEMRPMAEAICESFQTVARRLMDLGLSYLSLDRVASTLSTGERQRMQLARAVRNRTTGVLYVLDEPSIGLHPSNIQGLNAVMHDLVADGNSVLLVDHDTQILSESDWIIEMGPEAGAGGGYVIAQGDIPQIIANPDSMIGPFLARKADMRVRKQARAEEKFDFGTLHLSTDAIHTVKPLEVDIPKGRLTVVTGVSGSGKTTMVLESLIPGLEASLQGATLPAHVKQISAEGIAHVKLIDASPIGINVRSTVATYANVHDELRKIYAKTPDAKNAGYKAGDFSYNTGKLRCSVCDGTGQISLDVQFLPDVDVPCPECNGSRYGKEAWQIGYKTKQGAKYSLPQLMDMDVNTALEATADWKVVRQRLQVLKNLGLGYLTLGEETPSLSGGEAQRLKLASEMGKGQADSVFVFDEPTIGLHPLDVQTLLGVFQALVDQGATVLVIEHDLDVIRNADYVIDMGPGGGAAGGRVVAVGTPEQIAANKDSITGKYI from the coding sequence ATGACGGAGAATGAACCGAAGAAGATTGTAGTACGAGGCGCAAACGTACATAATTTGAAGAATATCAATGTGGATGTGCCATTACATCAGATCGTTGGGATTGCAGGTGTGTCCGGGTCGGGCAAATCATCACTTGCGCTTGGCGTGTTGTATGCTGAGGGTTCCAGACGATATCTGGAATCGTTGTCGACTTATACAAGGCGGCGGATGACCGGGGCGGCAAAGGCAAAGGTGGATGAAGTGTTATATGTACCGGCAGCACTGGCACTGCATCAGCGGCCGGGCATTCCGGGGATTCGCAGTACATTTGGAACCGGGACGGAGCTTTTGAACAGCCTGCGGTTGATGTATTCCCGGCTGGCATCCCATCGCTGCCCGAACGGACATTATGTGCCGCCCACATTAAAGGTGGCAGCAGAACAGGAGATTTTGTGTCCGGAGTGCGGGGCGAAGGTGCAGGCACCAAGTGCGGAGGAACTGGCATTTAATTCGCAGGGGGCGTGTCCGAACTGTGGCGGAACTGGCAGTGTCCGAACGGTGGATATTGATTCGCTTGTGCCGGATGATTCCATCAGCATTGACGATGGCGCCGTTGCACCTTGGAACAGTCTCATGTGGTCTTTGATGACAGATGTCTGCCGGGAGATGGGCGTGCGTACAGACGTTCCATTTCGTGAGCTGACGGAGCGGGAGAAAGACATTGTCTATCATGGACCGGCGGAGAAAAAGCATATTTTGTATAAGGCGAAAAAATCAAATCAGGCGGGTGAACTTGATTTTACATATTACAATGCCATTTATACAGTGGAAAATGCCTTGGCGAAGGTGAAGGATGAAAAGGGCATGAAGCGTGTTGAGAAATTCCTTAAGGAAGAGGTATGTCCGGCATGTGGTGGTAGCCGGCTTTCTGAAGCGGCGCGGGCACCACGGCTGCGCGGAATTGGATTGGATGAAGCCTGTAAGATGACGCTTGGGGAATTGGTCGACTGGGTAGCTGGTGTGCCGGATTCTTTGCCGGAGGAGATGCGGCCGATGGCAGAGGCAATCTGTGAGTCGTTCCAGACCGTAGCCAGACGGTTGATGGATTTGGGACTTTCTTATCTTTCGCTTGATCGTGTAGCATCTACACTTTCGACGGGGGAACGGCAGCGGATGCAGCTTGCACGCGCCGTGCGGAATCGTACAACCGGTGTATTATATGTATTGGACGAGCCGTCGATCGGACTGCATCCATCGAATATTCAAGGCTTGAATGCTGTTATGCATGACCTTGTTGCAGACGGAAATTCGGTGCTTCTGGTCGACCACGATACACAGATCTTATCGGAATCGGATTGGATTATTGAGATGGGACCGGAGGCAGGTGCCGGTGGTGGCTATGTGATCGCACAGGGTGATATTCCGCAGATTATCGCAAATCCGGATTCGATGATAGGACCATTTCTGGCGCGGAAAGCGGATATGCGTGTGCGTAAGCAGGCGCGCGCGGAGGAAAAGTTTGACTTTGGAACACTGCATCTGTCGACGGATGCGATTCACACAGTCAAACCATTGGAAGTGGATATCCCGAAGGGGCGTTTGACCGTAGTAACCGGAGTGTCTGGCTCCGGAAAAACAACAATGGTTTTAGAAAGCCTGATTCCAGGCTTGGAAGCATCCCTGCAGGGAGCCACGCTACCAGCACATGTAAAGCAGATTTCGGCAGAGGGAATCGCACATGTGAAGCTGATCGACGCATCGCCAATCGGAATCAATGTGCGGTCGACAGTCGCAACGTATGCGAATGTACACGATGAACTGCGGAAGATATATGCAAAGACACCAGATGCGAAGAACGCAGGATATAAGGCAGGAGATTTTTCCTATAATACCGGAAAGCTGCGATGCTCGGTGTGTGATGGAACAGGACAGATCAGTCTCGATGTGCAATTCCTGCCAGACGTGGATGTACCATGTCCGGAATGCAACGGATCACGGTACGGGAAGGAAGCATGGCAGATCGGCTATAAGACGAAACAGGGAGCGAAGTATTCCCTGCCACAGTTGATGGATATGGATGTGAATACTGCGTTGGAAGCAACGGCAGATTGGAAGGTCGTGCGCCAGCGCCTGCAGGTATTGAAGAATCTGGGACTCGGTTATCTGACGCTGGGCGAGGAGACACCGAGCCTGTCTGGTGGAGAAGCACAGCGGTTGAAACTTGCCAGCGAGATGGGGAAAGGTCAGGCGGATTCGGTCTTTGTATTCGATGAGCCGACGATTGGGCTGCATCCGCTGGATGTGCAGACATTGCTTGGCGTATTTCAGGCACTTGTCGATCAGGGTGCAACCGTGCTTGTGATCGAACATGATTTAGATGTGATCCGGAACGCCGATTACGTGATAGACATGGGGCCGGGCGGTGGTGCCGCCGGTGGCCGTGTCGTTGCGGTTGGAACACCGGAACAGATCGCAGCAAATAAAGACAGTATTACGGGAAAATATATCTAA